The proteins below are encoded in one region of Tursiops truncatus isolate mTurTru1 chromosome 12, mTurTru1.mat.Y, whole genome shotgun sequence:
- the SF3B5 gene encoding splicing factor 3B subunit 5 produces MTDRYTIHSQLEHLQSKYIGTGHADTTKWEWLVNQHRDSYCSYMGHFDLLNYFAIAENESKARVRFNLMEKMLQPCGPPADKPEEN; encoded by the coding sequence ATGACGGACCGCTACACCATCCACAGCCAGCTAGAGCATCTGCAGTCCAAGTACATCGGCACCGGCCACGCCGACACCACCAAGTGGGAGTGGCTGGTGAACCAGCACCGCGACTCCTACTGCTCCTACATGGGCCACTTCGACCTTCTCAACTACTTCGCCATTGCCGAGAATGAGAGCAAAGCGCGAGTCCGCTTCAACTTGATGGAGAAGATGCTGCAGCCTTGCGGCCCGCCAGCCGACAAGCCGGAGGAGAACTGA